The following coding sequences lie in one Bacteroidales bacterium genomic window:
- a CDS encoding sodium-dependent transporter, with protein MTSRRDNFSGRFGIIAAAAGSAIGLGNVWRFPYVCGQNGGGAFLLLYLICIVLIGLPIMLAEFGIGRRAQSNAYRAFKKLSPKSHWYLVGVMGIVAAFVILSFYSAVGGWTIEYIIRSATNTLSNDTETAFNSFVSGGYQPILYQLFFLILTLGIVVMGVKKGIERSSKILMPLLLLLLIILCVRSVTLPGASEGLSFLLKPDFSKLSGNSILLAMGQAFFSLSLGMGCLITYGSYIKRSEDLTYSAGMVAGADTLIAVLAGIAIFPAAAAFGISAESGPGLVFITLPNVFQQMAGGAIFSTFFFILLCIAALTSSISLLEVVVSFCVEEMHMKRVWATVSVTACVFALGILCSLSLGLVPGIQLFGKSFFDLMDFAASNLLLPVGGLFISIYVGWVLKKRITVKELTNDGTKKMTYLRVFFFLIRYVVPVAILMVFIFGLVGGE; from the coding sequence ATGACCTCCAGAAGGGATAACTTTTCAGGACGATTTGGAATCATTGCTGCTGCTGCCGGATCAGCCATTGGCCTGGGGAATGTCTGGCGATTTCCTTATGTCTGCGGACAGAATGGAGGTGGCGCTTTTTTGTTATTGTACCTGATTTGTATTGTGTTGATCGGACTCCCTATCATGTTGGCGGAGTTCGGTATTGGCCGCAGGGCCCAAAGCAATGCATACCGGGCTTTTAAAAAATTATCCCCGAAATCGCATTGGTACCTGGTCGGAGTGATGGGGATCGTTGCGGCATTCGTTATCCTCTCTTTTTACAGTGCTGTTGGCGGATGGACCATTGAATATATCATTCGTTCCGCGACAAATACTTTATCCAATGATACGGAAACTGCATTCAATAGTTTTGTATCAGGAGGTTACCAACCCATTCTTTACCAGTTATTCTTTTTGATTTTGACTTTGGGAATTGTTGTTATGGGAGTGAAAAAAGGAATAGAACGGAGTTCTAAAATACTGATGCCGCTTTTACTGCTTCTTTTGATCATATTGTGTGTACGTTCCGTTACATTACCGGGCGCATCGGAAGGATTATCGTTCTTACTGAAACCGGATTTTTCAAAGCTTTCCGGTAATTCCATATTACTGGCGATGGGGCAGGCTTTCTTTTCCCTTAGTCTGGGAATGGGGTGTCTGATCACTTACGGATCATATATTAAACGAAGTGAGGATCTGACTTATTCGGCAGGAATGGTTGCAGGAGCAGACACGTTGATTGCCGTACTGGCAGGGATAGCTATATTTCCTGCTGCTGCAGCTTTTGGTATTTCTGCGGAGTCCGGTCCCGGTCTGGTATTCATCACCTTGCCGAACGTATTTCAGCAAATGGCCGGAGGAGCTATCTTTTCAACTTTCTTTTTCATCTTGTTGTGCATTGCGGCACTGACTTCTTCCATATCCTTGCTTGAAGTGGTCGTTTCTTTTTGTGTGGAGGAAATGCATATGAAAAGGGTATGGGCAACTGTTTCTGTTACTGCGTGCGTATTTGCTTTGGGTATATTGTGTTCTCTTTCGCTGGGCCTTGTACCCGGAATACAGCTTTTCGGGAAAAGCTTTTTTGACCTGATGGACTTTGCCGCTTCTAATCTTCTTCTTCCGGTAGGAGGTTTGTTTATTTCTATATATGTAGGATGGGTACTGAAAAAGCGCATCACAGTGAAGGAACTGACCAACGATGGAACGAAAAAGATGACTTATTTAAGGGTCTTTTTCTTCCTGATACGTTATGTTGTTCCGGTAGCCATTTTAATGGTGTTTATTTTTGGCCTGGTGGGTGGAGAATAA
- a CDS encoding DUF4831 family protein produces MKRYSFLAAVVLLMASCATTKNETTISPYKGSESSGHSALVYGLPQTRLYFEVELVKTIVKKGPYAEYASRMLGLQNVPMKDAESWQIGSIRINDKQEVDNAQLYTVSFIDYPGNMDRLLRFTKEGLLLDVSGDNILASASYSGKGNEDMQFMSVATQPTVTEKVDTIYKTVLTDTAFVKIPVLQRKVLGKTAEEQAREAATQIFSIRQWRLDVLSGNTDYHPEGAALKLVLEAFDAQEEQLLSLFNGARVESRYVYTYSALPDKPSTTTSLFYFSDRAGIVNKNTAGAKEVWYRVGEAGSSTSVNTSKQASNIVYYRIPQVVEVSAGIDKNVLVSRQKTVYQFGNIVSFPLLAPKK; encoded by the coding sequence CGTTTTATTGATGGCCTCTTGTGCTACCACAAAAAACGAAACCACCATATCCCCGTATAAGGGTTCGGAATCTTCAGGCCATAGCGCATTGGTGTATGGTCTTCCGCAAACCCGTTTATATTTTGAGGTGGAACTGGTCAAGACCATTGTAAAAAAAGGACCGTATGCCGAATACGCCAGCCGTATGCTGGGTTTACAGAATGTTCCCATGAAAGATGCGGAAAGCTGGCAGATAGGAAGTATACGTATCAATGATAAGCAGGAAGTCGACAATGCGCAGTTGTATACGGTGTCATTTATTGACTACCCGGGCAATATGGACCGGTTGTTGCGCTTTACCAAAGAAGGTTTATTGCTGGATGTATCGGGTGATAATATTCTGGCCAGTGCCAGTTATTCGGGAAAAGGCAATGAAGATATGCAGTTCATGAGTGTGGCTACTCAGCCGACAGTCACTGAAAAGGTTGATACCATCTATAAAACGGTACTTACCGATACAGCTTTCGTGAAAATTCCGGTACTGCAACGTAAAGTACTTGGAAAAACAGCAGAAGAACAGGCCAGGGAAGCTGCAACCCAGATTTTCAGTATTCGTCAGTGGCGCCTGGATGTATTGAGTGGAAACACTGATTATCATCCTGAAGGAGCGGCTCTGAAGCTGGTACTTGAAGCATTTGATGCACAGGAGGAACAGTTATTGTCGTTGTTTAACGGAGCCAGAGTAGAGAGCCGTTATGTGTATACTTATTCCGCATTGCCGGACAAACCATCCACGACTACCTCTTTGTTTTATTTTTCTGACAGGGCGGGTATTGTAAATAAAAATACCGCAGGAGCCAAAGAAGTGTGGTATCGGGTAGGAGAGGCCGGATCATCGACATCTGTTAATACCAGCAAGCAAGCTTCGAATATTGTTTATTACCGTATTCCTCAGGTAGTGGAAGTGTCTGCAGGAATAGATAAAAACGTATTGGTCAGCCGGCAAAAAACTGTTTACCAATTCGGTAATATTGTATCTTTCCCTTTGCTTGCTCCTAAAAAGTAA